Proteins encoded in a region of the Raphanus sativus cultivar WK10039 chromosome 8, ASM80110v3, whole genome shotgun sequence genome:
- the LOC108822574 gene encoding uncharacterized protein LOC108822574: MDESAKKGLESNGSDAEIRKSSIRRISVEGYDTSLRIEDVDEALRKHFASCGKIIHVYIPGNNEWTILCKYAFVYFNEEDEEKALRLDGRDMGGQILQIKSYPFHETYLNDVVDPMKDDNFIMYPFRVEVAGYDNSLPLDVVKKEIKEYFSVNRSFAHHHKTSSAATEINSFIYLTGQEAVDKALERSGSSVGGLSLVVTKVFPIEYNPPPTGYIPPRIFNTFTQEQKDDPNLYYTIIERQQKKSEQKKSETKKKKKTKTREGNQKKRSETTEGNQKKKSKTKEGNQKKKGVEI; this comes from the exons ATGGACGAATCCGCCAAGAAA GGTCTGGAATCGAACGGTAGTGATGCAGAGATTCGAAAAAGCAG CATTAGGAGAATTTCCGTTGAAGGATATGACACCTCGCTTCGTATAGAGGATGTCGATGAGGCTTTGAGAAAACATTTTGCTTCATGTGGAAAAATAATTCATGTTTATATTCCCGGAAACAATGAATGGACGATTCTCTGCAA ATACGCCTTCGTTTATTttaatgaagaagatgaagaaaaggCGTTGAGGCTTGATGGACGTGACATGGGAGGACAGATTTTACAAATTAAGTCTTACCCGTTTCACGAAACTTACCTTAATGATGTCGTGGACCCGATGAAAGATGATAATTTCATTATGTACCCATTCAg GGTCGAGGTTGCGGGTTATGACAATTCCCTTCCTCTCGATGTTGTCAAGAAGGAGATAAAAGAATATTTCTCTGTAAATCGTTCTTTTGCTCACCACCACAAAACCTCTTCTGCTGCTACCGAAAT caacTCTTTCATTTATCTCACAGGTCAAGAGGCTGTAGACAAGGCTCTGGAACGTAGTGGAAGTTCTGTGGGAGGCTTGAGTCTTGTAGTTACTAAGGTTTTTCCAATTGAATATAACCCACCGCCGACTGGCTACATTCCCCCAC GTATCTTCAACACCTTCACTCAGGAGCAGAAAGACGATCCTAATCTATATTACACTATTATTGAGAGACAGCAGAAGAAGAGTGAGCAGAAGAAGAgtgagacgaagaagaagaagaagactaagaCCAGGGAGGGAAATCAGAAGAAGAGGAGTGAGACCACGGAGGgaaatcagaagaagaagagcaagaccaAGGAGGGAAATCAGAAGAAAAAGGGAGTAGAAATCTGA